A window of Candidatus Binatia bacterium genomic DNA:
GGCCGCGAGGCATCCCTGCTCGGTTCGGGAGAATCGCATGGGTGCGTTCCCGCTGAGCGCGGGTCTCCGCCTGATGGTGGAACGAGGTGGGAGCCTGCGCCCCCACCTCGCAACCGCCGAACCGCCCTTCCCTGGGCGGCTCAGTACGACGAGTAGGCCGAAACGTTGACCTTCACGATGCCGGTGGCCGCGGTGTACTGCCAGCCCCCGGTGTTGTCCACGCCGGCCGTCGTCTTGACGGTGTTCACGTTGTTGACCGGCTCCTTCGGGACGCGCCCGTCCGCGAAGATCGTTCCGTCCAGCGTCGGGAACGTGGCGCTGCCGTTCAGGGCGTTGCGGGCATACTGGATGGCGACCGCGGACCGGATCGAGCCGAGCTGGCCCTTGATCGTGGCCACGCGGGCCTGCTCCCGCATGTCTTCGTACTTGGGAATCGCCACCGCGGCGAGAATCCCGAGGATCACGATGACGATCACGAGCTCGATCAGCGTGAACCCGCTCTCCGACTTGGACCGAAACATGCCGAGACCTCCTTGTGCTCGTTGCCGAGACCGCCCTCTCCCCCGTGGGGGCGGGCTGTTCGATTCCACGCGCATGAATCGGCGCGTGCGGGAGCGTCCTTGAGCGCGTTTTGCAACGGGGGCGAAACGAAAAGGCCTAGTGGCGGAAGGCGTTCATCAGGTTCCAGAGGGGGAGGAAGACGGCCAGCGCGGTGAACAGCACCGCCGCGCCGAGCACGGCGAGCAGCGCCGGCTCGATGGCGGTCGAGAGGTTCTTGACCGCGTAATCGACATCCCGGTCGAAGTATCGGGCGACCCGGACGAGCATCTTGTCGATCGCTCCGGTCTCCTGCCCCACGGCCAGCATCTTGACGACGAGAGGGGGGAAGACGTTCCGCCCCTGCACCGATTCGGCCAGCCCCATGCCCGCCGTGACGCCGTCCCGCATCCGGTCGACTTCCTCCTCCACGATCTTGTTTCCCGCCACCCCGCGGGCCACCGCGAGGGCCTGGAGGATCGGGATGCCGGCGGCCACCAGGGCCGCCAGAACGCGGGCGAAGCGCGACATGATCGTCTTCTGGAAGATCGGACCGAACAGAGGTGCGGTGATGATCCAGCGATCGATCCGCCGGCGGCCCGACACCGTGCGCGACCAGACCACGGCGGCCGCGATTCCGCCGAGGACCAGGGTGATCACCAGGTACCAGTAGCGGTCGAAGAAGTCGCTCGCGCCGATCAGGATCCGGGTCGGGAGCGGAAGCCGCGCGTCCAGATTCCGGAAGAGCGACGCGAAGCGGGGCAGCACGAACTTCACGAGGATGATGAAGGCCACCCCCAGCTCGGCCACGATGAGCGTCGGGTAGAAGGTCGCCGACCGGATCCGCTGTTCGGTCTCCTCTTCGTATTCCAGGAGGCCGCCCACGCGGTCCAGCATGCTGGCCAGAAGCCCTCCCTCCTCGCCGGCATGGATCAGGCTCGTGAACACGGCGGGAAAGCATCGCGGATGACGCTGGAGCGCCTCCGTCAGCGTGCTGCCCTGCTCGACGTCCGAGCGGACCCGGTCGATGGCGGCCTTCAGCACGGGATGGGCCGTCTGTTGGTGCAGGATCTCGAGCGAAGCGAGGATCGGGAGGCCCGCCTCGAGCATCGTCTCCAGCTGACGCACGAACAGGATCAGGTCGCGCGTGGAGACGCGCTTCTGGAACAGAACGAACGGGGTTCCCGGACGGACCGGGGCCGACGCCTCCAGCCGGATCGGCGTGAGCCCCATCCGGTGCACGGTGTCGATGGCGCCGTCGAGATCGGGCGCTTCCACGACGCCGGCCTGCGCGGCGCCGGCCGCGCTCGTGGCGCGGTAGCGGAAGACCGGCACGCGCTACGAGCCGGCGCGCATCGCGGCGGCCTCGTCCTCGGTCTGCGCCCAGTCGCGCTTGGTGACGCGGAGGACCTCCTCGAGGGTCGTGAGCCCCGAGGCGGCCTTGCGCACCGCGTCCTCGCGGAGGGTGCGCATCCCGGCGCGGCGCGCCGCGCGGGCCAGCTCCTCGGCCGGCGCGCGCTGGTGGATCAGCGCCTGGACCTCCTCGTTCACTTCGAGCACCTCGAAGATGCCCGCGCGGCCGCGATAGCCCGTGCCCGAGCAGGCGCGGCAGCCGGCGCCGTGGTGGAACTCCCCCTGCGCGGGGTCGATGCCGAGCGCCGCGGCCACGTCGTCGGGCGGCGTGATCGGCCGCCTGCACTTCTCGCAGACCCGGCGCACCAGGCGCTGCCCCACCACGCCGAGCATGGCCGACGAGAGAAGGAACGGCTCGATCCGCATGTCGAGCAGGCGCGGCAGCGCGCCCGCGGCGTCGTTGGTGTGGAGCGTGGAGAGGACCAGGTGCCCGGTCAGCGCCGACCGGACCGCGATCTCGGCGGTCTCGGCGTCCCGGATCTCCCCCACCATGATCACGTCGGGATCCTGGCGGAGCAGCGCGCGGAGGCCGCGGGCGAAGGTGAGCCCCGCGTCCGGGTCCACCTGCGTCTGGCGGATCGAGCCGAGGTGGTACTCGACCGGATCCTCCAGGGTCACGATGTTCCGCTCGACCGAGTTGATCTTGTGGATGCAGGCGTAGAGCGTCGTGGTCTT
This region includes:
- a CDS encoding type II secretion system F family protein, whose product is MPVFRYRATSAAGAAQAGVVEAPDLDGAIDTVHRMGLTPIRLEASAPVRPGTPFVLFQKRVSTRDLILFVRQLETMLEAGLPILASLEILHQQTAHPVLKAAIDRVRSDVEQGSTLTEALQRHPRCFPAVFTSLIHAGEEGGLLASMLDRVGGLLEYEEETEQRIRSATFYPTLIVAELGVAFIILVKFVLPRFASLFRNLDARLPLPTRILIGASDFFDRYWYLVITLVLGGIAAAVVWSRTVSGRRRIDRWIITAPLFGPIFQKTIMSRFARVLAALVAAGIPILQALAVARGVAGNKIVEEEVDRMRDGVTAGMGLAESVQGRNVFPPLVVKMLAVGQETGAIDKMLVRVARYFDRDVDYAVKNLSTAIEPALLAVLGAAVLFTALAVFLPLWNLMNAFRH
- a CDS encoding type II secretion system protein; its protein translation is MFRSKSESGFTLIELVIVIVILGILAAVAIPKYEDMREQARVATIKGQLGSIRSAVAIQYARNALNGSATFPTLDGTIFADGRVPKEPVNNVNTVKTTAGVDNTGGWQYTAATGIVKVNVSAYSSY